One part of the Cyclobacteriaceae bacterium genome encodes these proteins:
- the gatC gene encoding Asp-tRNA(Asn)/Glu-tRNA(Gln) amidotransferase subunit GatC, whose product MKITRELLDKIAHLARLEMPQQVVEKMLTDMSAIITWVEKLNEVDTTGVEPLTTMSTEINALREDEAENKLTREQALRNAPKQVGDYFSVPKVIE is encoded by the coding sequence ATGAAGATTACACGTGAACTTTTGGATAAAATCGCCCATCTGGCCAGGCTTGAAATGCCCCAACAAGTGGTAGAAAAGATGTTAACTGATATGAGTGCCATTATTACCTGGGTTGAGAAACTGAATGAGGTGGATACAACCGGTGTGGAGCCCCTCACCACCATGAGCACCGAAATAAATGCATTGCGTGAAGACGAGGCAGAAAATAAACTCACACGCGAGCAGGCCTTACGCAATGCCCCTAAACAAGTTGGGGATTATTTTAGTGTACCTAAGGTAATCGAATAG
- a CDS encoding 1-acyl-sn-glycerol-3-phosphate acyltransferase, with translation MKLVRGIYTGYALVVFSLLFLIFFLLLLVPIIFPKKFKWIGAINRWWAYSLFSLVGIPWSVEVLGKLDAKRSYIFCPNHFSYADIPVMGLNPHNTIFVGKNDMEHIPLFGFMYRKLHITVNRQDLKSRSSTFKKSLKAIDNGKSLVIYPEGGIVTKGEPLMGPFKDGAFRIAIEKQIPVVPVTLPNNWIILPPEEFLIRWKPVKIIIHEPIETCGMTAKDVAALKGMVRETIEQELSRHIV, from the coding sequence ATGAAACTGGTAAGGGGCATTTATACAGGCTACGCGTTAGTGGTATTTTCCCTACTGTTCCTAATTTTTTTCCTGCTATTGCTGGTGCCCATAATATTTCCAAAAAAGTTTAAATGGATCGGGGCAATCAACCGTTGGTGGGCGTATTCGTTGTTTAGCCTGGTAGGCATACCCTGGTCAGTTGAGGTGTTGGGTAAACTTGATGCCAAACGGTCGTATATTTTTTGCCCTAATCATTTTTCCTATGCCGATATACCCGTAATGGGCTTGAACCCGCACAACACCATTTTTGTGGGTAAAAACGATATGGAGCATATACCCCTGTTTGGCTTTATGTACCGCAAACTGCACATTACCGTTAACCGCCAGGACCTTAAAAGCCGATCCAGCACGTTTAAAAAATCATTGAAGGCTATCGACAATGGAAAAAGCTTAGTGATATACCCTGAGGGTGGCATTGTAACAAAAGGAGAACCGTTAATGGGGCCTTTCAAGGATGGCGCATTTCGCATCGCTATTGAAAAACAAATCCCCGTAGTGCCGGTAACACTGCCCAATAATTGGATAATTTTACCACCGGAAGAATTCCTGATCCGGTGGAAACCGGTTAAAATAATTATTCACGAACCAATTGAGACCTGCGGCATGACAGCAAAAGATGTTGCTGCACTTAAAGGGATGGTTCGGGAAACGATTGAGCAGGAACTAAGCAGGCACATTGTATGA
- a CDS encoding aminopeptidase P family protein codes for MKHFYLLIILFSLTAQAQYPVILSQREQAKVIDELLEDRIRTVLPSLMRREGFDMWVLISSEYNEDPVIRTFLPATWFAARRTTMLVMFDRGADKEIECLAVSRYDVGKIFRRSWDPDAQPDQWAQLAKLIEERNPKKIGVNFSDHYGHADGLTYSHHQKLIKALPKKLQANVTSAEKLAVGWLETRTEREMVIYQQICRIAHDIIAEGFSQKVIHPGITTTEDVVWWYREKMKELKLDTWFQPSVSIQRNESEAIMSKRPQPYVILPGDLLHVDFGITYLRLNTDTQQHAYVLKPGETDAPDYLKMAFSRGNKLQDILTSNFKLGKTGNQILADSRKQAISQGITPSIYTHPIGFHGHAAGSTIGMWDMQGGVPYTGDYPLHYNTAYSIELNASVYIQEWKKEIRIQLEEDGYFDETGFRYIDGRQRELLIIPRPDGINRQ; via the coding sequence ATGAAGCATTTTTATTTATTGATCATTCTTTTCTCGCTCACCGCGCAAGCGCAGTATCCCGTCATCCTGTCACAACGCGAACAGGCCAAAGTAATTGACGAGCTTCTGGAAGATCGCATCCGAACCGTGTTGCCCTCACTCATGCGCAGGGAAGGATTTGACATGTGGGTGCTCATCAGCAGTGAATACAACGAAGACCCTGTTATCCGCACGTTTTTACCGGCTACGTGGTTTGCAGCACGCAGAACAACCATGCTGGTCATGTTCGATCGCGGGGCCGATAAAGAAATTGAATGCCTGGCCGTATCACGGTACGATGTAGGTAAAATTTTCAGGCGCTCATGGGATCCTGATGCCCAGCCCGATCAATGGGCGCAATTGGCAAAGCTTATTGAAGAACGTAACCCAAAAAAAATCGGGGTTAATTTTTCCGATCACTACGGTCATGCCGATGGTCTCACCTATTCGCACCACCAGAAATTAATCAAGGCCCTGCCCAAAAAGTTACAGGCCAATGTAACCTCGGCCGAAAAACTCGCAGTTGGCTGGCTGGAAACGCGCACCGAACGCGAAATGGTTATTTACCAACAAATTTGCCGCATCGCCCACGACATCATTGCCGAAGGGTTTTCACAAAAAGTAATCCATCCGGGTATTACCACTACCGAAGATGTGGTGTGGTGGTACCGTGAAAAAATGAAAGAGCTAAAGCTTGATACCTGGTTTCAGCCCAGTGTTTCCATTCAACGCAACGAATCGGAAGCCATTATGAGCAAACGACCACAACCTTACGTTATCCTGCCGGGCGATCTGCTTCATGTTGATTTTGGAATAACCTACCTAAGGCTTAATACCGACACGCAGCAGCACGCCTATGTGTTGAAACCCGGTGAAACCGATGCACCCGATTATCTTAAAATGGCGTTCAGTCGCGGTAATAAACTCCAGGATATCCTTACCAGTAACTTTAAGCTTGGCAAAACCGGTAACCAAATCCTGGCCGACTCACGCAAGCAAGCCATTAGTCAGGGCATTACACCTTCCATTTACACTCACCCTATCGGATTTCACGGCCATGCTGCCGGAAGCACCATAGGTATGTGGGACATGCAGGGTGGTGTGCCCTACACCGGTGATTACCCTTTGCATTACAATACGGCCTACTCAATTGAATTGAATGCTTCCGTTTACATTCAGGAATGGAAAAAGGAAATCCGTATTCAACTGGAAGAAGATGGCTACTTCGATGAAACCGGATTTCGTTACATTGATGGTCGTCAGCGCGAATTGCTGATCATTCCACGACCTGATGGAATAAACCGACAATAA
- a CDS encoding acyl-CoA thioesterase: MHEEALPVRYSQTTITELMIPAYANFGGKIHGGILLSLMDKVAYACASKHSGTYCVTVTVDKVEFLQPVEVGELVSMHGSVNYVGRSSMVVGIRVEALNVKTHAVKHTNSSFFTMVAKDDSDKPTPVPKLILENTEDVKRFIEAMRMKEIKNAIRGQMDDAKSQIEVGRAREILKNERCVLNLKS; the protein is encoded by the coding sequence ATGCATGAAGAAGCTTTACCTGTACGGTATTCGCAAACCACGATAACGGAATTGATGATTCCAGCCTATGCCAACTTTGGCGGAAAAATCCATGGGGGCATTTTACTTTCGCTGATGGACAAAGTTGCCTACGCATGTGCCAGCAAGCACTCCGGCACGTATTGCGTAACCGTTACCGTAGATAAAGTGGAGTTTTTGCAGCCGGTGGAAGTAGGTGAACTGGTATCCATGCATGGCTCGGTAAATTATGTTGGGCGGTCATCCATGGTGGTGGGTATTCGTGTTGAGGCCTTGAATGTAAAGACACATGCTGTAAAACATACCAACTCATCATTTTTTACCATGGTGGCCAAAGACGACAGCGACAAGCCTACGCCTGTCCCCAAACTCATTCTTGAAAATACGGAGGACGTTAAGCGTTTTATTGAAGCCATGCGCATGAAGGAAATTAAAAATGCAATTCGTGGGCAAATGGACGATGCCAAATCGCAGATTGAAGTGGGGCGCGCCCGGGAAATACTAAAGAATGAACGTTGTGTGTTGAACTTAAAATCGTAA
- a CDS encoding MATE family efflux transporter — protein sequence MTLKQHYKTNFLLAYPVMISMLGQVMTGVADSIMIGRTGATPLAASSLANVVFMLLLTFGIGVSYAITPLVAEADGRQDKKSITEILRHGFIINLVTGFILLTIILLTGPLLHYINQPIDVVALAIPYLFIISLSIVPFMVFQTFRQFGEGLHSTRMAMIIVITCNLLNILLNYLLIYGKYGFPELGLNGAGWATLISRVLMGILMLAYIFCGKKFISYRNGFAFGNYSRKLINKMLNIGIPAGIQFIFEVSAFGFSAIMMGWIGTTALAAHQIAINLATISYMTTSGLGAAATIRVGSYLGKRDIPTLRMAGFTLIGMALIVMTIWGIAFIIWRHELPLLYIDDQSVVAIAAPLLIIAGLFQLSDGMQVVCAGALRGLQDVKIPSLMIFVAYWVISLPLGYWLGFKLNYGANGIWMGLLIGLTITATAMFIRFATLSKKLLPNSVSVE from the coding sequence ATGACACTAAAACAACACTATAAAACCAACTTCCTTTTGGCTTACCCGGTTATGATCAGCATGCTGGGCCAGGTAATGACAGGCGTTGCCGACAGCATTATGATTGGGCGAACAGGGGCAACTCCATTGGCCGCCTCATCCCTGGCCAATGTGGTGTTTATGTTGTTGCTCACGTTTGGTATTGGTGTTTCATACGCCATTACGCCCCTGGTTGCAGAAGCCGATGGACGGCAAGACAAAAAATCCATTACGGAAATACTGCGCCACGGGTTTATTATAAACCTGGTTACCGGGTTTATTTTATTGACTATAATCCTGCTCACCGGTCCCCTGCTTCATTATATCAATCAACCCATAGATGTAGTCGCACTGGCAATCCCGTATTTATTCATCATCTCCTTATCGATTGTGCCCTTCATGGTCTTTCAAACCTTCCGTCAGTTTGGTGAAGGGCTGCACAGCACACGCATGGCGATGATTATTGTGATAACCTGCAACCTGCTGAATATTCTTTTAAACTATCTGTTGATATATGGAAAATATGGTTTTCCTGAACTTGGCTTAAATGGTGCCGGCTGGGCAACGCTGATTTCGCGTGTACTCATGGGCATACTTATGCTGGCCTATATCTTTTGTGGAAAAAAATTTATCAGTTACCGTAATGGGTTTGCCTTCGGAAATTATTCGCGCAAGCTGATCAATAAGATGCTTAACATCGGCATACCGGCTGGCATACAATTTATTTTTGAAGTCAGTGCATTTGGTTTTTCAGCCATTATGATGGGTTGGATTGGCACAACGGCATTGGCGGCACATCAAATTGCCATAAACCTGGCAACCATCAGCTACATGACCACTTCAGGTCTTGGCGCTGCTGCCACCATTCGTGTTGGGAGCTACCTGGGCAAGCGCGACATCCCAACGCTTCGAATGGCCGGCTTTACATTAATAGGCATGGCATTGATTGTTATGACCATTTGGGGAATTGCATTTATTATTTGGCGACATGAATTGCCGCTGCTGTATATCGATGATCAGTCGGTAGTAGCTATTGCAGCACCATTACTTATTATAGCCGGGTTATTCCAACTTTCCGATGGTATGCAAGTGGTATGTGCCGGGGCTTTGCGCGGCTTACAGGATGTTAAAATCCCATCCCTAATGATTTTTGTGGCTTACTGGGTTATCAGTTTGCCCCTTGGGTATTGGCTCGGGTTTAAATTGAATTATGGTGCCAACGGAATATGGATGGGCCTGCTTATCGGGCTTACCATTACGGCTACAGCAATGTTTATCCGGTTTGCTACGCTCAGTAAAAAACTGTTGCCCAATTCAGTTTCTGTAGAATAG
- a CDS encoding NUDIX hydrolase, which produces MNKNPWTTLSTREVYANKWIQVTEHDVLNPSGGKGIYGKVHFKNKAIGIIPLDNLNNTWLVGQFRYTLNEYSWEIPEGGGTISTDPLDAARRELREETGLTANKWTLLTRIHTSNSVTDEEGFIFLAEDLTQGEDDREETEADLVVKKLSLQEAVRMVMEGKITDSISMTGLLMVARLKDLP; this is translated from the coding sequence ATGAACAAAAACCCGTGGACAACCCTCTCAACCCGTGAAGTATACGCCAATAAATGGATACAGGTAACCGAACATGATGTATTAAACCCATCGGGTGGAAAGGGGATTTATGGAAAAGTGCATTTTAAAAACAAAGCCATAGGCATTATACCGCTGGACAACCTAAACAATACCTGGCTGGTAGGGCAGTTTCGCTATACCTTAAATGAATATTCCTGGGAAATACCGGAAGGAGGAGGAACGATTAGTACCGATCCATTAGATGCCGCTAGGCGTGAACTGAGGGAGGAAACGGGATTGACCGCAAACAAGTGGACTTTGCTGACCCGCATCCATACCTCTAACTCAGTGACAGACGAAGAGGGATTTATATTTCTTGCCGAAGATTTAACGCAAGGTGAAGACGACCGCGAAGAAACAGAAGCCGACCTTGTAGTAAAAAAACTTTCGTTGCAGGAAGCCGTCAGGATGGTGATGGAGGGAAAAATTACCGACAGCATAAGCATGACCGGTTTACTTATGGTTGCCCGTCTGAAAGATCTACCATGA
- a CDS encoding ribonuclease HII, with product MPKLRSSFTKHLIEAGCDEAGRGCLAGPVVAAAVILPKKYRHKRLTDSKQLSAEERFSLREEIIRDAEAWAVAEVSHEEIDVINILNASFKAMHLAVDQLTIQPELLLIDGNRFKPYRDVPFECIIKGDAKYLSIAAASVLAKTYRDELMKKLAVEHPGYGWETNVGYPTAGHRDAIKLLGLSPYHRKSFQLFPRQLELFSV from the coding sequence ATGCCCAAACTCCGTTCGTCATTTACGAAACACTTAATCGAAGCCGGTTGCGATGAAGCCGGCCGTGGTTGTTTGGCAGGGCCTGTTGTGGCGGCTGCCGTTATCCTACCCAAAAAATACCGGCATAAAAGACTTACCGATTCAAAGCAGTTATCGGCCGAAGAACGATTTTCATTGCGGGAAGAAATTATTCGTGATGCGGAGGCCTGGGCGGTGGCAGAAGTTTCGCATGAAGAAATTGATGTTATCAATATTTTAAATGCATCTTTTAAAGCCATGCACCTGGCGGTTGACCAACTCACCATCCAGCCTGAGTTATTGTTGATTGATGGCAACCGTTTTAAACCCTATCGGGATGTTCCGTTTGAGTGCATTATTAAAGGTGATGCAAAATATCTTTCAATAGCAGCAGCCAGCGTTTTGGCAAAAACCTATCGGGATGAACTGATGAAAAAACTTGCCGTGGAACATCCCGGGTATGGCTGGGAAACCAATGTAGGCTACCCAACGGCTGGCCACCGCGATGCTATTAAGCTACTGGGCTTATCACCATACCATCGTAAAAGTTTTCAACTTTTTCCACGCCAGTTGGAATTATTTTCGGTTTGA
- a CDS encoding DUF3667 domain-containing protein — MVLKPGYVSAQVIEGIRVPYVKPISMFFVVNLVYFLVAGSDTYNTKFDSQMHQMPYSKMVRVMVEQKIAKENISLDTLRVQYEQQSTSLAKLMLILFVVLTGVFISLLNARKKLYFYDHLTVSLEFNTMFIFIGNILLHWFMFLAAKIMSVMGISLEGYLTDPMYTSIAVIIAVTILFFMQRRVYHDSKVLSLVKAFGFIPCLAVSMIAYRAILFLATMLTV; from the coding sequence ATGGTGCTGAAACCCGGATATGTTTCTGCTCAGGTAATTGAGGGAATACGCGTACCCTATGTAAAGCCCATATCCATGTTCTTTGTGGTAAACCTTGTTTATTTCCTGGTGGCAGGATCAGACACCTATAATACAAAGTTTGACTCGCAAATGCATCAAATGCCATACAGCAAAATGGTACGCGTTATGGTTGAACAAAAGATTGCAAAAGAAAATATTTCATTGGATACTCTGCGGGTTCAATACGAGCAACAATCAACCAGCCTGGCCAAGCTTATGCTTATTTTATTTGTTGTACTTACTGGAGTATTCATATCGTTATTAAATGCCCGGAAAAAATTGTATTTCTATGACCACCTCACGGTTTCACTTGAATTTAACACCATGTTCATATTCATCGGTAATATTCTGCTGCATTGGTTTATGTTTTTAGCAGCAAAAATCATGTCGGTAATGGGTATTTCCCTCGAAGGATATCTGACTGATCCGATGTATACTTCCATTGCCGTAATAATAGCGGTAACAATTTTATTCTTCATGCAACGCAGGGTTTACCACGACTCCAAAGTTTTGAGTTTGGTGAAGGCCTTTGGGTTTATTCCATGTTTAGCTGTATCCATGATAGCCTATCGGGCAATCTTGTTTTTGGCAACCATGTTAACGGTTTAA
- a CDS encoding NRDE family protein: MCLIFISLNNHPAYKLIVAANRDEFYRRKTAPARFWDDYPHILAGRDLEAGGTWMGINIQGKISMVTNYRDLRNLKPVAPSRGHLVSDFLLNGDHPQEYGHKIAAKGEVYNGFNLIFGWPDELLYYSNYTGTVQQIPVGIHGLSNHLLNTPWPKVEKGKVKFSEEVQSKKIDPNRLFGLLHNEEQALDDQLPDTGIGIERERVLSSMFIKSPDYGTRCSTVLLIDRDNNAFFTERVYDLNTFGYTQHEFNFPIEQPV; this comes from the coding sequence ATGTGCTTGATTTTCATTTCATTAAATAATCATCCCGCTTATAAACTTATTGTTGCTGCCAACCGCGATGAATTTTATAGGCGTAAAACTGCACCAGCCCGGTTTTGGGATGATTACCCGCATATTCTGGCTGGCCGCGACCTGGAGGCCGGAGGTACGTGGATGGGCATTAACATACAAGGCAAGATCAGCATGGTAACCAATTACCGCGATCTGAGGAACCTAAAACCGGTTGCCCCATCCCGAGGTCATCTAGTGTCAGACTTTTTATTGAATGGAGATCATCCTCAGGAATATGGGCACAAGATCGCGGCAAAGGGTGAGGTCTACAACGGCTTTAATTTGATCTTCGGCTGGCCGGATGAACTATTGTATTATTCTAACTATACGGGAACGGTTCAACAGATTCCTGTGGGAATTCACGGCCTGAGCAACCATTTGCTCAATACACCCTGGCCAAAGGTAGAAAAGGGCAAAGTAAAGTTTTCAGAAGAAGTTCAATCAAAAAAGATTGACCCAAACCGCCTTTTCGGCTTGTTGCACAACGAAGAACAGGCACTTGATGATCAACTTCCTGATACCGGTATTGGTATAGAACGTGAACGGGTGCTCTCCTCCATGTTCATCAAAAGTCCGGATTACGGAACGCGCTGCTCAACGGTCTTGTTGATCGATCGTGATAATAATGCGTTCTTCACCGAACGGGTATACGATCTGAACACGTTTGGTTATACGCAGCATGAGTTCAATTTTCCTATTGAACAACCAGTTTAA
- a CDS encoding alpha/beta hydrolase: MSKKKDKTPSLLKLIRWGYPKVEAIFPSLAYRFFTTLFFTPLRYKATEKERKAETFGEKFCVTAAGKKIQCYRWGKSEKTILVVHGWAGRATQFRRFVKPFIKAGYQVVGFDGPAHGQSEGKRTTIVEFEETLKKVYEKIDEPEAIIAHSFGGGAVLFAAKNGLPVKKIINIASPTIGDKIIDTYLKAIGGSEKTKMFFKKFVQQKYGKPFDSFTASHIIKEIDQPVEILLVHDEDDKEVSLEHPLELIRLHPSARLLQTRGLGHTRILKDNRVIQEIVTFVQEPASVSKN, translated from the coding sequence ATGAGCAAAAAGAAAGATAAAACCCCTTCATTGTTAAAATTAATCCGATGGGGCTACCCTAAAGTTGAAGCCATATTTCCCTCGTTGGCATATCGTTTTTTTACGACACTATTCTTCACACCCTTACGGTATAAGGCCACGGAGAAGGAACGAAAAGCAGAAACATTTGGTGAGAAGTTCTGTGTAACCGCAGCCGGCAAAAAAATCCAGTGTTACCGGTGGGGAAAATCGGAGAAAACCATATTGGTTGTGCACGGGTGGGCCGGCAGAGCAACACAGTTCAGACGATTTGTAAAGCCATTCATAAAAGCAGGTTACCAGGTTGTTGGTTTTGATGGCCCTGCCCATGGCCAATCGGAAGGTAAGCGAACTACCATTGTTGAATTTGAAGAGACACTGAAGAAGGTTTATGAAAAAATCGATGAACCCGAAGCCATCATAGCGCATTCATTTGGTGGTGGTGCTGTATTGTTTGCCGCAAAGAATGGCCTTCCTGTAAAGAAGATAATTAATATTGCCAGCCCAACCATTGGCGATAAAATTATCGATACCTATTTAAAGGCTATTGGGGGCAGTGAAAAGACAAAAATGTTTTTCAAGAAATTTGTTCAACAGAAATACGGTAAGCCTTTTGATTCGTTTACTGCTTCGCACATCATTAAGGAAATCGATCAACCGGTAGAAATTTTGCTGGTGCATGATGAAGACGATAAAGAGGTTTCTTTAGAGCATCCGCTTGAGCTTATAAGACTTCACCCTTCGGCCCGGCTTCTGCAAACCAGGGGATTGGGCCATACCCGTATTTTAAAAGATAACCGGGTGATTCAGGAGATAGTAACATTTGTTCAGGAACCAGCGTCTGTTTCAAAGAATTAA
- a CDS encoding ABC transporter ATP-binding protein: MIETHNISKTYIMGTSEVRALQSVSISIDKGEYVAFMGPSGSGKSTLMNIVGCLDTPSGGTYMLNNQLVSDMTENELAEVRNKEIGFVFQTFNLLPRATALENVALPLIYAGYSKSDREEMAHAALDNVGLGDRWHHKPNELSGGQRQRVAIARALVNNPSIILADEPTGNLDSKTSYDIMNLFQELHDKGNTIIMVTHEDDIAHYAHRIIRLRDGLVEWDKKNEHITRGKPVEAAH, encoded by the coding sequence ATCATTGAAACGCATAATATCTCAAAAACATATATAATGGGTACGAGCGAAGTCAGGGCTCTTCAATCAGTATCTATTAGCATTGATAAGGGAGAATATGTTGCTTTTATGGGGCCATCAGGTTCCGGTAAATCAACCTTGATGAATATTGTCGGATGCCTGGATACGCCTTCAGGCGGTACCTATATGCTCAACAATCAACTGGTGAGTGACATGACAGAAAATGAACTGGCCGAGGTAAGGAATAAAGAAATTGGGTTTGTGTTTCAAACCTTTAATCTTTTACCAAGGGCCACTGCGCTGGAAAACGTTGCACTACCTTTAATTTATGCAGGGTACAGTAAATCCGATCGTGAAGAAATGGCCCATGCAGCATTGGATAATGTGGGTTTGGGCGATCGCTGGCACCACAAACCGAATGAACTTTCGGGTGGCCAGCGCCAACGTGTGGCCATTGCACGCGCTTTGGTAAACAATCCTTCCATCATCCTGGCCGATGAACCCACCGGTAACCTGGATTCAAAAACATCATATGATATCATGAACCTTTTCCAGGAGTTGCATGATAAGGGCAACACGATCATTATGGTTACACACGAAGACGACATTGCCCATTATGCCCATCGCATTATCCGCCTGCGCGATGGTTTGGTTGAATGGGATAAGAAGAACGAGCATATTACCCGGGGCAAGCCTGTGGAAGCAGCGCATTAG
- a CDS encoding cob(I)yrinic acid a,c-diamide adenosyltransferase produces the protein MKIYTKTGDSGSTSLFGGKRVLKSDLRIDTYGTVDELNSYIGLLRDQDVNHKRKDILIEIQDRLFTIGSILATESGNEKVKIPSLADADIHLLEKEIDVMDAQLPPMRSFVLPGGHPSVSFCHIARTVCRRAERLVIALDAVEKINYLVIQYLNRLSDYLFMLSRKMSAELNAEETPWKPRM, from the coding sequence ATGAAAATCTACACCAAAACCGGTGATTCCGGCAGCACTTCGCTATTTGGCGGCAAGCGCGTTTTGAAATCTGATCTTCGCATTGATACCTACGGAACAGTGGATGAATTGAATTCCTACATCGGTTTACTGCGCGATCAAGACGTAAATCATAAGCGAAAGGATATTTTAATTGAAATACAGGACAGGCTGTTCACCATAGGCTCCATATTAGCCACCGAATCGGGTAATGAAAAAGTGAAAATACCATCACTTGCGGATGCGGACATCCACTTGCTGGAAAAGGAAATTGATGTTATGGATGCACAACTGCCGCCCATGCGTTCTTTTGTTTTACCTGGAGGACATCCATCTGTTTCGTTTTGTCATATTGCGCGAACTGTTTGCCGGAGAGCCGAACGGCTGGTGATTGCACTGGATGCTGTGGAGAAAATTAATTACCTCGTTATCCAATACCTTAATCGCTTGTCGGATTACCTCTTTATGCTTTCACGGAAAATGTCTGCTGAGTTAAATGCTGAAGAAACACCCTGGAAACCCCGCATGTAA
- a CDS encoding branched-chain amino acid aminotransferase has product MVETMKIAIERVKKSRKSEVDFRNIPFGKIYTDHMFMADYKDGEWTNFRIIPYGHMPISPATPALHYGQAIFEGMKAYKGPDGEALVFRPQDNWKRMNISGERICMPSIPEELFMESLATLIDLDRAWIPDTEGSSLYIRPFMFSADEYIGIKPSDNFTFMIILCPVGSYYSTPVKVRIETHYTRAAQGGTGYAKAGGNYGAAIYPAKLAQAKGYHQLLWTDGKTHEYIEESGTMNVMFVIDDTLVTPALSDSILAGITRDSVLTMARSWGMKVEERKVSVNELIEAIDAGRLKEAFGAGTAATIAHLELIGYNGKDYYLPPIESRTFSNKVFAELEGIKRGLKPDPFGWIVKM; this is encoded by the coding sequence ATGGTCGAAACAATGAAAATTGCCATTGAACGGGTAAAGAAGTCAAGAAAAAGTGAAGTTGATTTTCGGAACATCCCGTTCGGTAAAATTTACACCGATCATATGTTCATGGCCGATTATAAAGATGGCGAGTGGACAAACTTCAGGATCATACCCTATGGACACATGCCTATAAGCCCGGCTACGCCTGCCCTCCATTATGGCCAGGCAATTTTTGAAGGGATGAAAGCCTACAAAGGGCCCGATGGCGAAGCGTTGGTTTTTCGCCCCCAGGATAACTGGAAGCGAATGAATATTTCTGGTGAGCGCATTTGCATGCCTTCCATTCCGGAAGAACTGTTTATGGAAAGCCTGGCCACGTTGATAGACCTTGATCGTGCCTGGATTCCGGATACCGAAGGGTCTTCTTTGTACATTCGTCCGTTTATGTTTTCAGCCGATGAGTATATTGGTATAAAACCTTCCGATAATTTCACCTTCATGATCATTCTCTGCCCGGTGGGATCTTATTACTCAACCCCTGTTAAGGTGCGCATTGAAACCCATTACACCCGTGCGGCACAAGGCGGCACAGGGTATGCAAAGGCAGGAGGGAATTACGGAGCGGCCATTTATCCGGCCAAGCTTGCACAGGCAAAGGGTTATCATCAACTTTTATGGACGGATGGAAAAACGCACGAGTACATTGAAGAGTCGGGAACGATGAACGTAATGTTTGTAATTGACGATACCTTGGTTACCCCTGCGTTAAGCGATTCGATTTTAGCCGGTATTACACGCGACAGCGTGTTGACAATGGCCCGTAGTTGGGGCATGAAAGTTGAAGAGCGCAAGGTTTCTGTTAACGAGTTGATTGAAGCCATTGATGCAGGCAGGCTAAAAGAAGCCTTTGGTGCGGGCACAGCAGCCACTATCGCCCATCTTGAACTGATTGGTTACAACGGAAAGGATTACTATCTTCCACCAATTGAATCACGTACATTTTCAAACAAAGTGTTCGCAGAACTGGAAGGTATAAAGCGTGGCCTTAAGCCCGATCCGTTTGGATGGATTGTAAAAATGTAA